Proteins encoded within one genomic window of Bos indicus x Bos taurus breed Angus x Brahman F1 hybrid chromosome 18, Bos_hybrid_MaternalHap_v2.0, whole genome shotgun sequence:
- the TMC4 gene encoding transmembrane channel-like protein 4 — protein sequence MEERPPWDPEAWGSVEGRPAPRAARTGPSLSSVLNELPSAATLRYRGPGVLPWGSEEAEDEEAWRSMQTSADAALQEQLEPGASRELPWPMPARRAHRQRLARDRVAQGAGSTGAQWTRLIRRSKEKVREGLRSLQPWVWTLKRIGGQFGAGTESYFSLLRFLLLLNVLASVLTACMVLLPTWLEGTPPGPPAPNASSPCGSYNPGSHGLVPFATELFNLLSGEGFLEWSPLFYGFYPPRPHLAITYLCAAFAVGLLYLLLILHRSVSGLKQTLLAESEALTRYSHRVFSAWDFGLSGEVHVRLRQRLILYELQVELEEARVRRRAAVRTLGQQARLWSVRLLLNLVVLALLGAAFYGIYWATGATVGLQDKPLIQRTPVLKLVVDYLPSIFISVVNFVLPPVFKLIAPLEGYTRSRQIVFILLRTVSLRLVSLLVLLFSLWNEITCGGDAEDERCKTCGYNYKELPCWETRMGQEMYKLLLFDLLTGLAVILLYQFPRKLLCGLCPGALGRFARTQEFQVPDEVLGLIYAQTVVWVGSFFCPLLPLLNSVKFLLLFYLKKITLFSTCSPASRTFRASTVNFFFPLVLLLGLAISAVPVLYSIFLIPPSKLCGPFRGQSSIWVVIPASIRELPQTAQNVLFFLGTQAFAVPLLLISSILMAYTVALANSYGRLISELKRQIQTEAQNKVFLAQRAVALSSADRTL from the exons ATGGAGGAGCGCCCGCCGTGGGACCCGGAGGCCTGGGGCTCCGTGGAGGGGCGGCCGGCACCCCGGGCGGCCAGAACAG GCCCGTCACTGTCCTCTGTGCTGAATGAGCTGCCCAGCGCTGCCACCCTTCGGTACCGAGGCCCTGGGGTGCTGCCTTGGGGGTCTGAGGAGGCTGAGGACGAGGAGGCATGGAGGAGCATGCAGACCTCCGCAGACGCCGCACTTCAGGAGCAGCTGGAGCCCGGCGCCTCCCGGGAACTGCCGTGGCCCATGCCGGCCAGGCGGGCACACAG ACAGAGGCTTGCCAGGGACCGAGTGGCCCAGGGCGCGGGGTCCACAGGGGCCCAATGGACTCGGCTGATTCGGAGGTCCAAGGAGAAAGTGCGGGAAGGCCTGCGCTCCCTGCAGCCCTGGGTGTGGACGCTGAAGAGGATCGGGG GACAGTTTGGCGCTGGCACCGAGTCCTACTTCTCCCTGCTGCGTTTCCTGCTGCTTCTCAACGTGCTGGCCTCGGTGCTGACGGCCTGCATGGTTCTGCTGCCCACCTGGTTGGAGGGGACTCCCCCGGGCCCCCCTGCCCCGAACGCCTCCTCGCCCTGCGGCTCCTACAACCCCGGCTCCCACGGCCTGGTCCCCTTCGCCACCGAGCTCTTCAACCTGCTCTCTGGAGAG GGTTTTCTAGAATGGTCTCCTCTCTTCTACGGGTTCTACCCGCCCCGCCCACACCTGGCCATCACCTACTTGTGCGCTGCGTTTGCCGTTGGCCTCCTCTACCTGCTGCTCATCCTTCACCG CTCGGTGTCTGGGCTGAAGCAGACGTTGTTGGCTGAGTCAGAGGCCCTGACCCGCTACAGCCACCGCGTGTTCTCCGCCTGGGACTTTGGACTCAGCGGGGAGGTCCACGTGAGACTCCGCCAGCGCCTGATCCTATATGAGTTGCAG GTGGAGCTGGAGGAAGCGAGAGTGCGGCGCAGGGCTGCGGTGCGGACCCTGGGCCAACAAGCCAGGCTGTGGTCGGTGCGCCTGCTGCTCAACCTGGTGGTGCTGGCGCTCCTGGGGGCAGCCTTCTACGGCATCTACTGGGCTACCGGGGCCACTGTGGGCCTGCAG GACAAGCCTCTTATCCAGCGGACGCCAGTACTGAAGCTCGTGGTGGATTACCTTCCGTCCATCTTCATCTCCGTGGTCAACTTCGTGCTGCCGCCTGTGTTCAAGCTCATTGCACCCCTGGAGGGCTACACCAGGAGTCGCCAGATCGTTTTTATCCTACTCAG GACAGTGTCTCTCCGCCTGGTCTCCCTGCTAGTCCTGCTCTTCTCTCTCTGGAATGAGATCACTTGCGGGGGTGATGCGGAGGATGAGAGGTGCAAAACCTGTGGCTATAATTACAAAGAACTTCCG TGCTGGGAGACCCGCATGGGACAGGAGATGTACAAACTCCTACTATTTGATCTGCTAACCGGCCTGGCAGTCATCCTGCTCTACCAGTTTCCTCGGAA GCTGCTCTGCGGCCTCTGTCCCGGGGCGCTGGGCCGTTTTGCGAGGACCCAGGAGTTCCAGGTGCCTGACGAAGTGCTAGGGCTCATCTACGCACAGACAGTGGTCTGGGTGGGGAGTTTTTTCTGCCCTTTACTGCCTTTGCTCAACTCGGTGAAGTTCCTGTTGCTTTTCTACTTGAAGAAG ATCACcctcttctccacctgctccCCGGCCTCCCGCACCTTTCGAGCCTCCACTGtgaatttctttttccccttGGTCCTTCTCTTGGGTCTGGCCATCTCCGCCgttcctgtgctttatagcatCTTCCT GATTCCACCTTCCAAGCTGTGTGGTCCATTCCGGGGTCAGTCGTCCATCTGGGTGGTGATCCCCGCGTCTATCCGCGAACTGCCTCAGACGGCCCAGAATGTTCTCTTCTTCCTGGGTACCCAGGCTTTTGCTGTGCCCCTTCTGCTGATCTCCAG CATCTTGATGGCGTATACCGTGGCCCTGGCTAACTCATATGGACGCCTCATCTCTGAACTCAAACGCCAAATACAGACG GAGGCGCAGAATAAAGTCTTCCTGGCACAGCGTGCTGTGGCGCTGAGCTCGGCCGACAGAACTCTTTGA